The stretch of DNA CCTAATAACGTTTATAGCAGTAATATTCTTCACTTCTAAAATGGCCTCTAATACAGAGTTTATTGCCATTATGAGTGGTGGCATTAGTTATAACAGAATACTTGTTCCCTATTTTATTAGCTCTGCAATACTTTGTTTGTTTACATATTACTTATCAGGGTATGTGATTCCTCCAGCGAATAAAGTTAGGATCGAGTTCGAGAATAAGTATATGAAGGCCCCAAGGCATGGCCAGTCTTTAAGGAACCATAAGAGAATAGAATCTGACACTTATGTTTATATAGCCCATTATAATGCCCAAACGAACACAGGGAATAACTTTTCGATCGAACGCTTCGACGAACACAAATTAATATCCAAGACAATCGCAAAGACAATTAAGTGGGATAGTACAAACCAAGCCTGGTCGATGACAAATTGGCTCACACGAGACCTTAAAGAAGATTTTGAAATAATCACTCAAGGGAAAAAAAAGGACACAATAATTAATCTTCACCCTAAAGAATTTAAAAGAAGAATTACGGACATGGCCTTTATGACAAATACTGAACTAGCAGAATTTATTGAGCTAGAGAAAGAAAGAGGTGGAGACAGAATAGAATTTTATATTGTAGAGCAATATAAACGAGGTGCATTCCCTTTTTCAACTATGATATTAACCCTGATAGGAGTTTCTCTGGCCAGTAGAAAATCGAGAGGCGGTATTGGACTACATATAGGAATAGGACTAGGAATCAGCTTTATATACATCCTATTAATGCAAATTTCAACCACTTTTGCTACCTATAGCAATGTGACTCCTTTATTGGCA from Flavobacteriales bacterium encodes:
- a CDS encoding YjgP/YjgQ family permease, with translation MKKLDIFIIKNYLSTFVFSVVLFISIVIVFDISEKIDDFLDKEVPLTKIFTEYYLNFIPYFINLLSPLITFIAVIFFTSKMASNTEFIAIMSGGISYNRILVPYFISSAILCLFTYYLSGYVIPPANKVRIEFENKYMKAPRHGQSLRNHKRIESDTYVYIAHYNAQTNTGNNFSIERFDEHKLISKTIAKTIKWDSTNQAWSMTNWLTRDLKEDFEIITQGKKKDTIINLHPKEFKRRITDMAFMTNTELAEFIELEKERGGDRIEFYIVEQYKRGAFPFSTMILTLIGVSLASRKSRGGIGLHIGIGLGISFIYILLMQISTTFATYSNVTPLLAVWIPNIIFLSVGIALYSRAQK